From a region of the Alnus glutinosa chromosome 1, dhAlnGlut1.1, whole genome shotgun sequence genome:
- the LOC133882075 gene encoding probable aspartic proteinase GIP2, protein MASSFHHFLLLCCSFWCLTHVSQAHSFPSPNALLLPITKDATTLQYVTKILHGTPLVPVKLVVDLGGPLLWSTDCASRFVSSSTRSIPNRSIKCSRAKSHDLGTKSCPSSAQTCELSTQNRITRMATGGELVEDVVAVLSMDGSKATVDQFVLSCAPTFLLSGLASGAKGMIGLGRTRIALPSQISAALGTDHQRFTICLSSSDGIIVSDQGPHGSVFGTEISGSAMYTPLVTNHGDNSLHEEHLIGVKSIKINGKRLSLNASLLSLSGGTKLSTIVPYTTMESTIYTTFIKAYSQAAASMNMTRVASVAPFGLCFSSKGIDITQLRSKVPAIDLVLQSEMVKWRIFGRNSMVRVNGEVMCLGFLDGGLNKGTPIVLGGHQLEDIMLQFDLGTSMLGFSPSLLMWRRTCSDFKFDSWPHQYYSL, encoded by the coding sequence ATGGCTTCCTCGTTTCATCACTTCCTTCTTCTCTGTTGCTCATTTTGGTGCCTTACCCACGTATCTCAAGCTCACAGTTTTCCCTCACCAAATGCTCTGCTCCTCCCCATCACCAAAGATGCTACGACCCTCCAGTACGTGACCAAAATTCTTCATGGCACTCCACTTGTACCCGTCAAGCTTGTTGTCGATCTCGGCGGTCCACTCCTCTGGAGTACTGACTGCGCCTCCAGATTCGTGTCATCTTCTACCCGTTCGATCCCCAATCGCTCAATCAAGTGCTCAAGAGCAAAATCCCATGATCTTGGGACAAAGAGTTGCCCCTCTAGCGCTCAAACGTGCGAGCTTTCCACACAAAACAGGATCACGCGAATGGCCACAGGAGGAGAGTTAGTAGAAGACGTCGTCGCCGTTCTGTCCATGGACGGGTCGAAGGCGACCGTCGATCAATTCGTCCTCTCTTGCGCGCCCACGTTCTTATTGAGTGGCCTAGCAAGTGGCGCCAAAGGAATGATAGGCCTCGGAAGGACCCGCATTGCTCTGCCATCACAAATTTCCGCGGCTCTAGGCACTGATCACCAGAGATTCACAATCTGCCTGTCATCATCGGACGGCATCATAGTATCCGACCAAGGGCCTCACGGCTCTGTTTTCGGCACCGAAATTTCCGGGTCAGCAATGTACACACCCCTCGTCACTAACCATGGTGATAACTCGTTACACGAAGAACACTTGATTGGCGTTAAATCTATCAAAATAAATGGCAAGCGATTATCCCTTAACGCATCACTGCTATCCTTGTCCGGAGGGACCAAATTAAGCACGATTGTTCCCTACACCACCATGGAGAGCACAATTTATACCACGTTTATCAAAGCTTACAGTCAGGCTGCTGCTTCAATGAACATGACAAGGGTGGCATCCGTGGCACCTTTTGGCCTTTGCTTTAGCTCAAAGGGCATTGATATCACGCAGTTGAGGTCAAAAGTGCCGGCTATTGACTTAGTGCTGCAGAGTGAGATGGTGAAATGGAGGATATTCGGTAGAAATTCTATGGTCCGGGTAAACGGCGAAGTGATGTGCTTGGGATTCTTGGACGGAGGTTTGAACAAAGGGACTCCGATTGTGTTAGGGGGACATCAATTGGAGGACATTATGCTACAGTTTGATTTGGGTACTTCCATGCTAGGATTTAGTCCGTCTCTGCTGATGTGGCGAAGAACATGTTCCGACTTCAAATTTGACTCCTGGCCTCATCAGTACTACTCGTTGTAA
- the LOC133882059 gene encoding dual specificity protein phosphatase 1 isoform X2: MDQFDESLRSQIAALLRVMNVTRCFKEDNVPCEIEEGLFLGSVGAANNKNALKSFNITHVLTVASTLLPAHPNDFVYKVINVTDRQETDIKQYFNECFNFIDEAKRLGGGVLVHCFVGRSRSVTIVVAYLMKKHGMSLDQALEHVKNRRAQAAPNSGFISQLKDLEKSLQDEKNTC, encoded by the exons ATGGATCAGTTTGACGAGTCCCTCAGGAGCCAAATAGCGGCCCTTCTGCGAGTTATGAACGTAACAAGATGCTTTAAAGAGGACAATGTTCCGTGCGAAATTGAAGAG GGTCTTTTCTTGGGTTCTGTTGGAGCTGCAAATAACAAGAATGCACTGAAAAGCTTCAATATCACACACGTATTGACTGTGGCTAGTACATTGTTACCTGCACATCCAAACGATTTTGTATATAAAGTCATTAATG TCACCGACAGACAAGAAACAGATATAAAACAGTACTTCAATGAGTGTTTCAATTTTATTGATGAAGCTAAAAGATTGGGTGGTGGAGTGTTGGTCCATTGCTTTGTGGGAAGATCCAGAAG TGTGACTATAGTTGTTGCCTATCTGATGAAAAAGCATGGAATGAGCCTAGATCAAGCTCTGGAACATGTGAAGAACAGACGGGCACAGGCAGCTCCTAATTCTGGTTTTATTTCTCAACTAAAGGACTTGGAAAAATCTCTTCAAG
- the LOC133882059 gene encoding dual specificity protein phosphatase 1 isoform X1 translates to MDQFDESLRSQIAALLRVMNVTRCFKEDNVPCEIEEGLFLGSVGAANNKNALKSFNITHVLTVASTLLPAHPNDFVYKVINVTDRQETDIKQYFNECFNFIDEAKRLGGGVLVHCFVGRSRSVTIVVAYLMKKHGMSLDQALEHVKNRRAQAAPNSGFISQLKDLEKSLQAPLLNPLSSCISI, encoded by the exons ATGGATCAGTTTGACGAGTCCCTCAGGAGCCAAATAGCGGCCCTTCTGCGAGTTATGAACGTAACAAGATGCTTTAAAGAGGACAATGTTCCGTGCGAAATTGAAGAG GGTCTTTTCTTGGGTTCTGTTGGAGCTGCAAATAACAAGAATGCACTGAAAAGCTTCAATATCACACACGTATTGACTGTGGCTAGTACATTGTTACCTGCACATCCAAACGATTTTGTATATAAAGTCATTAATG TCACCGACAGACAAGAAACAGATATAAAACAGTACTTCAATGAGTGTTTCAATTTTATTGATGAAGCTAAAAGATTGGGTGGTGGAGTGTTGGTCCATTGCTTTGTGGGAAGATCCAGAAG TGTGACTATAGTTGTTGCCTATCTGATGAAAAAGCATGGAATGAGCCTAGATCAAGCTCTGGAACATGTGAAGAACAGACGGGCACAGGCAGCTCCTAATTCTGGTTTTATTTCTCAACTAAAGGACTTGGAAAAATCTCTTCAAG CACCCCTACTAAATCCACTCTCCAGTTGCATCTCCAT
- the LOC133882084 gene encoding probable aspartic proteinase GIP2, translated as MASSFHFLLFCSLLFLISSSITIATTSFRPKALVLPVSKDASTLQYLAQLNQRTPLVPVKLTVDLGGQFLWVDCEQGYVSSTYKPARCGSAQCSLAKASSCGDCYSGPKPGCYNHTCSLLPDNTVTRTATSGELAQDVVSIQSTDGSNPGRVVSVPKLAFTCGATFLLKGLASGVKGMAGLGRTRISLPSQFSAAFSFHRKFAICLSSSTRSNGVIFFGDGPYVMLPKIDVSQSLIYTPLILNPVSTASAYSQGDASSEYFIGVKSIKINGNAVPLNASLLSIDKQGFGGTKISTVNRYTVMETTIYKAVIKAFVKELASVPRVASVAPFGVCFNSKNIGSTRVGPGVPQIDLVLQRQSVYWAIFGANSMVQVSNDVLCLGFVDGGSNPRTSIVIGGYQIEDNLLQFDLATSRLGFSSSLLFRQTTCANFNFTSNA; from the coding sequence ATGGCTTCCTCATTTCATTTCCTTCTCTTTTGTTCCCTCCTTTTCCTCATCTCCTCCTCCATAACCATAGCCACAACATCCTTCCGTCCCAAAGCTCTTGTTCTTCCGGTCTCCAAGGATGCCTCAACTCTACAATATCTTGCCCAACTAAACCAGAGGACCCCTCTCGTCCCCGTCAAACTAACCGTTGACCTTGGTGGCCAATTCCTTTGGGTAGACTGTGAACAAGGCTATGTCTCATCCACCTACAAACCTGCCCGTTGCGGCTCAGCCCAATGCTCGCTTGCTAAGGCTAGTAGTTGTGGAGACTGCTACTCTGGCCCTAAGCCAGGGTGCTACAATCACACATGCAGTCTCCTCCCAGATAACACCGTGACACGCACTGCTACAAGCGGTGAGCTTGCCCAAGATGTTGTTTCCATCCAATCCACCGATGGGTCTAACCCCGGCAGAGTGGTTTCAGTGCCCAAGTTGGCCTTCACTTGCGGCGCAACATTTCTCCTAAAGGGCCTTGCTAGTGGTGTTAAGGGTATGGCTGGCCTTGGAAGGACTAGAATTTCGCTTCCTTCCCAATTCTCTGCCGCCTTTAGCTTCCATAGAAAATTTGCCATTTGCTTGAGTTCTTCAACAAGATCTAATGGTGTCATATTCTTCGGCGATGGGCCATATGTTATGCTTCCAAAAATCGATGTCTCACAGTCTCTCATCTACACCCCACTAATCCTCAACCCCGTGAGTACAGCCTCAGCTTACTCACAAGGTGACGCTTCATCCGAATACTTCATTGGCGTGAAATCAATCAAAATCAACGGCAACGCTGTCCCATTAAACGCATCATTGTTGTCCATTGACAAACAGGGCTTTGGTGGAACGAAAATCAGCACCGTTAATCGTTATACCGTCATGGAGACCACAATCTACAAGGCTGTCATTAAAGCTTTCGTGAAAGAGCTCGCAAGTGTCCCTAGAGTGGCGTCGGTGGCACCCTTTGGGGTGTGCTTTAACTCGAAAAACATCGGTAGCACGCGCGTTGGGCCGGGTGTGCCCCAGATTGATCTTGTTCTGCAAAGACAAAGCGTGTACTGGGCGATCTTTGGCGCAAACTCGATGGTCCAGGTTAGCAACGATGTGCTGTGTTTGGGGTTCGTGGATGGAGGCTCAAACCCAAGGACTTCGATTGTGATTGGAGGGTATCAAATAGAGGACAATCTTCTTCAGTTTGATTTAGCTACATCCAGGCTTGGCTTCAGCTCCTCACTACTTTTCCGACAAACAACCTGCGCCAATTTCAACTTTACTTCTAATGCTTGA